The Paenarthrobacter aurescens region TCGCCCGCACCGTTGGCGTTGCCGAGGATCACCTCATCAATGGAGTCAGGATCGACGCCGGCACGCGCCACCGCTTCCCGGACCACCAATGCTGCGAGATCGTCCGGGCGGACGGAGGACAGAGCCCCGCCGTAGCGACCTACAGGCGTGCGTGCGCCGCCAACAAGAAAAGCCTCGACCATGAGAACATCCTTCGCGAAGTGAAAGGGACCGGCCCGGAATAATATACCGACCGTTCGTTCTATAAAGATTACACGGCCCGGGGAGCCGGTCAACAGCTGAAGCGCTCAGTTACGGATCAGCAGAGACCGGCCCCAGCCCGAATCAGAGCACTCGAATTCCCAAATGTCCCGCCAACAGCGGTGCCATGAGGCTCAACTGGTAATCATCGATCACCACTCCGGCCAGCCCCGCCAAGCCGTTGATTCCGCGGAACTCCGAGGTCCGCAGATCCACATCCTTCAACTTGGCGCCCGTGACATCCAGTGTGCCAATGGTGCAGTTCTTCAAAGCCAACCGCGTACCCGTGCATCCACCCAGGTCCAGTTCATTGATGATGCAATCGGAAATCTGGATATCCATGAGCTTGGAACCACGCAGGTTCACATAGTCCAGCTTGCCGCCATCGATTCGGACGGAGCGCCAATTTCCCTCATAGAGTTCGGCCGATCCCCACCGGGGGTTGGAGATCTCCACGTCCTGCCAGGAAGTCCGCGCAGCCATGAAGACCGGGGCGTATGGCTCGGAGAAGATGCACTCGCGGAACGTCGCACCCCGCAGCTGAGCCTCGTTGAAGGAGACCCCGTTCAGCTCGCACTCAATGAAATCGGCGCCGCTCAGTTCCTCTCCGTCGGCAGAAACACGGGTGAGCCTGACGCCGTCGTACCGTTCGCCGCGCTGGAAGTCCGGGGCGTCGTCGTCGCGCAGTTCATCCAACCGCACCGGCGAAATCTTTGGCGCCGCCACCTTCGCTGCCGCCATCAGAGCGATTCCGCTTTGGCTGCGATCTCGGCCAGGTCCTTGCTCAGGGCCTTGCGGGTCATGTTCATACCTATCTTCCCGAACAGGGCCATACCCACCTTGCTGATGAACGAGGGATTGACCATCTCCGCGCCGAAAGTCAGGGTCAGATCCGTACCGCCATCGCGCTCGGTAAGGTTGAAGCGGCTGGTGTAGTCCGCCCCACCCTGAAGCGCCTTGACCGTAGTGCTGCGTGGAGGGTCCGTCTCGGAAACCCACATCTCGACGGTCTCCTGCTTACCCATCATGGTCCGCGTTTCCTTCCAGCGCGTTCCCTCCCCATAAGGGCCTTCGCTGAGCATCTGGATTGAGTTGATGCCGGAGAGCGTGGCGGCCGAGCCGGGAATGTCCGATATGACGGCCCAAACCTTCTCCGGGCTGGCCTTAATGTGCTGCGTGAGGGTGGTGGTGTGTTCCATACATCGAGCCTAGACCCGGGCACTGACACTCCCAACAAGCTCGCTCGTTGCGAGGCCCGCTCTGCGCCCCTCACGCCCGCCCAACCACGCACACCAGGCCCCACAACGCCCAGCCCCCTCCCGTTGCGAGGCCCGCTCTGCGCCCCTCACGCCCGCCCAACCACGCACACCAGGCCCCACAACGCCCAGCCCCCTCCCGTTGCGAGGCCCGCTCTGCGCCCCCCACGCCCCAAATAGCACGCACAACAGGCCCCACAACGCACAGGCGCCCAAACGCAAACGGCGCGTGCCCCCGAAAAGGAGGCACGCGCCGTCGTACGTTTGAAGCGTTTGAAGCGTTTGAAGCGTTAGCTGAACAGCTCGCTCTTGGGCTCGTTGTTCTTGACCTTCTGCCATCCGAGCCACAGCACCAGGGCGAAGAACGGGATGGTGGCAAGGGTCCACAGGCCCAGGAGGAAGACCTCGCCGGTTTCCTTGTCCGTGATGGAGTCGAAACCGATCAACACGGTGATGGCCAGCAGGGCAATGAGGCCCACCCAGCTGGTCCACGGCGAGCCGGGCATCGGCAGGGACGAGACGTTGCCGCGCTTCTTTCGCAGGGCAATCTGGCTGGCGAAGATGGAACCCCAGGTGAAGATCACGCCAATGGAGGCGGTGTTCAGGGCGAGATCGAATGCGTGCGAGCCACCGAGCCAGATGTTGAGGAGGATGCCCACGAGGTACACGCCGCCAATGGCCAGGATGGCCGCATACGGCACGTGGCGTGTGGACATCTTGGTGAGCCACTGCGGAGCGTGGCCGTTGTTGGCCATGGTGCGGAAGATGCGGCCGATCGAGTACAGGCCGGAGTTGCAGGAAGACAGCGCGGCGGTGATGACGATCATGTTCATCACGTCACCCATCCAGCCGAGGCCCATCTGGCCGAACACGGTAACGAACGGCGAGGTGCCGGCAACGTACTGATCGGACGGC contains the following coding sequences:
- a CDS encoding pentapeptide repeat-containing protein, producing the protein MAAAKVAAPKISPVRLDELRDDDAPDFQRGERYDGVRLTRVSADGEELSGADFIECELNGVSFNEAQLRGATFRECIFSEPYAPVFMAARTSWQDVEISNPRWGSAELYEGNWRSVRIDGGKLDYVNLRGSKLMDIQISDCIINELDLGGCTGTRLALKNCTIGTLDVTGAKLKDVDLRTSEFRGINGLAGLAGVVIDDYQLSLMAPLLAGHLGIRVL
- a CDS encoding SRPBCC family protein; the protein is MEHTTTLTQHIKASPEKVWAVISDIPGSAATLSGINSIQMLSEGPYGEGTRWKETRTMMGKQETVEMWVSETDPPRSTTVKALQGGADYTSRFNLTERDGGTDLTLTFGAEMVNPSFISKVGMALFGKIGMNMTRKALSKDLAEIAAKAESL